In the Leishmania major strain Friedlin complete genome, chromosome 16 genome, cAAACTTGTTTCTTCCTCtgttcttctctctttttctgcgTTGCCCGATCTGGCTTTCGCTTTCTCGCTTACTCGACCCATCCCGCTGGAGGAGTGGACTGCGTTCCGACTGCAGCTCTGGCGCCCGCTTGCGTGTTGTAGAGTGCAAGCGAGCGGTTCTGCTGAATCTGCGTCCTGTGagtaccccccccccccctaaTCGCTCCTTCtgctctctcactctctaCGGAGCGTCCCCGAAGTCATCCCCTTCCCCCTAACTGATAAACGCAAAGAAGGTGCCTCAGCCGCAGAAAGttatacacacacacactcacgcacaaatacgcgcacacacacgcagttGCGCCCACGGAAAGTGTAAGCGCCGGTGTTGGGCACTCGATCAATCAAATACCTTTCCGTCTTCCCTTTCACTGGATAATACCATTCGTGTGCTTTAttaatatatatatatatatacatatatatatatatatattcttTGCGTGCGCCTGCATTCGCGcttgtatatgtgtatacgtgtgtgtacgtcagctccccctcccccccccacctcccaCTTTCTCCTTCTTTGTACGCTCATGAAAATAATcctggccgccgccacctgtcccgttttttgttttgttctgcctccccctccccctcccctccgaTCTCCGTAGGTCGGCTTCTGTTTGATGTGACATGCTGTGTTGCCGCGGCCTTTTTTTTGCCGGTTTTCGGTGTTCGtctttcgctgctgctctttttgtttgtctgCAAGATTAGTTACCATctgctcccccctcccccccacacacacaccttgcCCCTCGCCTTCCTTGGCCTCCTTCCTTCTATCTTGAACTGTTTTTCTGCGTTGTGTTATCATCTTCGCCTCTCACGCACGTTGATCTTGTTGCTTCCTGTACCGTCCCCCTCTGCTCCGTGAACGGAACACGCAGGAAAGTTACTGGTCTGCTTTCGAGGGCGTACGCGTTCTCCTTATTTGTTGTTATTATCATTATTTTTTGTTCCTTGGTAGCTGTTCAGCGTTTTCGCTGGGAGCAGCACATCTTAATCGACTTGGCGACTCCCTAAGAGTGCCCCGACGGtagcgagcagcagcgaagccaacgcacacgcacgtttCTCTTCACACCCGagtgccacacacacgcaaccCATTGAGGACAGGCAGGTCGAAGGTCTTAGACGACGAATTTTGCCCGACTTTCATAGACGCCACACTTTGTCGGCGGAAGGTGAGGTGCTTTCTCGAGTAGGGAGCGGGGCCTCCTCACCATCGCGGCATTCCTCACTCCCTGCAGTCCTCTCGCACCACCTCTGTGCTTTGGTCTCGGGTGTAAAGTGTGGGCGCGCGCGTTGCGTTTCTATCAACCATTTAGTAACACGAAAGCCCGTCAAAGCCTGGTCGGTGCCGAAAAATGTCGACGGCGGGTCGGTACAAGCACGTGGTGAAGCTCGGTGAGGGCACGTACGGCAGCGTCTACAAGGGCACGGAGATTCAAACGGGCAAGGTGGTCGCGTTCAAGCGCATGGTGGTCACTAGCGATGACGAGGGTGTTCCCGGTGCCGCCATCCGCGAGATCTGCCTGCTGAAGGAGCTTCGGCACGACAATGTAGTCGACCTCTTCGAGGTCCTCTTCGACCCCCCCAAGATCACAATGATCTTTGAGCTGTGCGACTGCGACCTGAAGCGCTTCATGGAGTCGCGCCCGAAGCGCTTGCTGGAtgccgaggcggagatgcggCCCATTCTGAAGCAGATCTTCATCGGGCTCGAGTATCTGCACAGTCGTAGCGTTGTGCATCGCGACATGAAGCCGCAGAACATTTTCGTAAACGTGCGCGCGCCAGACTTTGCGGCGTTGACGGCCTCTCCATCCTCTCGCCAAGATCACCTGCAGCCACCACCGTTTAGCGGCGTCCCGACTGCTGTTGGCGGAGACGCGCAGTCGGCCGCAGGGAGCGGTGGACGTCCAAACCCGTTTGCAGGAGTGGACAGCGTACCGCCAcgggaggcggcgacggcaccgagTAACACACCAAACCAGCTCATTGTGAAGATTGGCGACTTTGGTCTGGCGCGTGTGGAGGAGATCCCGGTGAAGAAGTATTCGCACGAGGTGGTGACGCTGTGGTACCGCAGCCCTGATGTACTGATGGGATCGGCGCTGTATTCTTATCCAGTTGACATCTGGTCCATGGGAGCCATCTTTTTCGAAATGGCAACAAGCAAGGTGCTTTTTAGCGGCCTCCACGAGGACGAGCAGGTACTGCGCATGTTCTGGCTGTTAGGCTCACCGACGCGAGAGACCTGGCCGTCCATGCTCTCCTACCCCGGCACGATGGAGCGGCTCGAGCGTGCatcgcgcgctgcagcggagcggcCCGACTTGCGTTTCGGCAgcgacgtgtgcgtgcagcagcagccaccctCCTCGCAGTCCCACAGCGGAAGCCGTGCTCCAGACCTTCTCACACAGATTGCGCACAAGCGCTTCTACCACAGCTTGAAGACCATTCAGCAGCGAGAGGAGAGTGCTCGCAGCTCAGCCAACACGTACCAACTTCCCGTCGAGCTGTGGTTTGACCGCCCGCTGTTCGGTGAGTACATGTCCGCCACTGGCTTTGATAGTTGCGTGACGGCAGAGGGAGTGGACCTTCTTCGCCAGTGCCTCCTGTATGAGCCGAATCATCGCATtacggcggctgcggcggtccGCCACGCGTACCTGCACGCCGTGCCCGTCCCCACAGCCGGCGCGTTGGACGTCCTCATGACTTCTTTGCTGCAGACGATGGAGGCCTGCCACTTGCTATGATGACGGCGGAGTAGttggagagggaagggggaggggctggCGATGACCGGCGCCCGAGAGGGAATCGACCGCCATCTTTGTGTTGTGGGTGATGTATGAGCACTCGCGTTTACGTCCTCGTTTCACGTCCGCGCGTTGTATGTAttcgtttttgtttcgttgtGGTTCTGTAGCAGCTGCTCTTCTTTTCAGCGTGCCCCTTCGACACACCAtccgtctctctctatgtAGCTCTCCTGCACTGCGCCGCCCTCATGCGCTTGCACACACTCACGAGCATACAGAAGGCAGACATGGAGTCGACCGGTGGAGCCTACATGcactcctcgtcctctcGTGGTGGCATCCGGCGCACAGTGCGGCGTCGACGAAGACAGAGTCAGCTCCCTTTTTTCCATAGCGAGAACGAGTGGATactctccccctccatctcttcaagagaaggaaagggtCGACAATGGAGGACCACGAGTGACATGCAGGAGCCGGGAATGAGGGCAGAGCGAAatggcgaggaggtgcacgctggtggagagaggggggtaTCGTAATCTGCGTCATGCGGCGCGAAAATCGGACAGGGACAatcgggagagagagagagagagtaaaGAGCGGCTCTGCTTTTCCTTCGCGTTTGAGGGGATGCTCAAAGGATGCTGTAAGGTGACATCGCTGTTGTGCGCGGAGGAGCACCACACCTGTTTTGTGTGgcattctctctctgtctcccccctcctACGTCGCTTcttgtgcggctgcggcgtcagaggagggaggtgtAAACGCCAGCGCACGCAAGGGGCACTttgtagagagagaggagcagaAACGAAAGAAGTGAGCAGCGGATGAACTGAGAGCACTCCAGCAAAGAGGCGCAACAAAAGAAACGCTtcagggagagagggcgcgaGCATCTTCGCACACTTGCATcgccgcccctcttcccctttcccTACCTCCTCCATTTCGCTTCTCATTCTTGTGTTCGACCGTGTCGCCGTCCTTCTGTTATTACCATCACTCGTGTTTCCGCCTCTTTCGCATGTTTTTATTGGCTTCGGATTCGTCATTTTAGTTTTGCTTCCCCGTTTTCGTCAGTTTTCAATGCTGCTTCTGTGGCTTTAGACATCTCTCTTGCcgttctccttctctctctgtgcgtgtgcgtgcttgcttCGCTGTGCGGTTTCCCTCTATCCGTGCTCTcttctcgcctcctcctctttctgtATACGTCTTGGGTTTGCTGTCTAGTGTTCTCAATCTGTAATGTCTGTTGTCTGCGCTCGAGTGTGCTGTGTTGTGGTTGTTCTCTctcggctctctctctctctccccttaCGCTTGTGGTGGCGCACGTTCGCTgctgacgccgccgtggcctcctcccccctcctcctctcttcccctcctctccctttcccacCGGCGCCCATTGCCCGCATACTCCGTAGCTTCCTCGTGCCTTTGAtgtttctttttgttttgtgctccaccgttctctctctctctcctgtcTCTCGGCTCCCTGTCGACGTGCCATCCACGGGGTAATGTAAACGGggcacgaacacacacacacaggcaagCAGGCGGCGGAAACGCTGCTAAGGAGTGCACCGGTGCTCTTAAACGTGAGCCTTTCTTCAGCGAAAGGGCTGCGGTAGACTGTCGATCGAcaggcggaggaggcagcgccaTATACCGTGAAGTggactgtgtgtgtgtgtgtatgtgtatgtgtgtttgcaTTTCCATGTGTCGGGGGttgtgcgcgctgccacctTTGGTTTGCTTGCCGTTGCCCGAGCGCGCTGGTGACAGTGACCGATTTCCGTTGTGCATACATGTCGCCCGCCCCCCCAAAAGGGTGGggcaccttcttctcctgcgcatgcttgtgtgcgtgtgtgcgtcctcAGATGTCCAAGGTCGGAGTAACGAGGGGAAAGAGGGACGGGGGACCCTGTCCGTTGACGAACTGCAACGCGTCTGCTCCGCTTCTAGAAGCAGCTGGGCGCCCCCCTACTTTCACGTAACCTAGCATGCCGGACGGCTCACTCTACCATCTTCTTCCGTACACTTTCCTGCCTTTCGGGGCTGCCCAGTGGCACTCGAGGCGCAGAACCGCTTCTGGGCACTATCTTTCACGTGCCCAGCCTTCATCACCTACTCACCCCTCTCCATCCAAAACCAGTGCGATGACCTGCAGAGGATCCCCTGCACACTGATTTAGCCACATAGCCCCCCGCGAGCCCTTACCAATGTGGCGGAAGTGGCCTACATGGGTTCGCGGGTCCTGAATCCCCACACGGCAAGCGCTGCCCCCGTCGAGCTGGCGCGCTAAGCGATGCTTCTGAAGCGCCGTTCTTGCCGTCTCTGTCGCTACAATCCATTTGCGCCTCATGGAGCACCGCACTCTCACCTGTGCCAGTGTTCCTGGGATTTGCAGCTCCCCTACGGACTTAGCGACGGGTGCAGAGGCCGTGAGCAACATTGCGAAAGCTTTACACCCATCCTGCATCAGCGTCCTGGACTCACAGGATCGGCGAACGGCGCGGCCAGCGCCCGTTTTCGAAGACGCCGCGAGGCAgtacgaggagggcgagcacGTCCCAGAGGAGCCGCACCTCCTGCCTGGGCTGCAGATCCGGCGGCGCACCTTCACcccggcggagctgctggagcgcttCGGCGACACGGACATCATCTACAGCTTCgtgaacggcagcgaggcgaaCCACTACTACCGCAAAGCCATGTCGATGTGGTGCTTGCCACAACTACGGGACCTGGAGAACGCGACGTACTCGGAGGGCGgtcgcctccctcctgcgTTGCAGAGCATAGTGGCGAGCAACACGCCGGCGTGTCTGCCTCCCTACCTGCAAAATGCGTACGACAACCTTCACTCGACGCGCGACTTCGTCGCCACGGTGGCGAGTAACGCACGGCCTGGGACTGACGATCGCGAGACGgacgagctgcggcacagcCTGCGGAGCGTGGAGCAGCACGTGCGgtggcaccgcggccgcgtggtGATGGTGTCGCCCGGGCACCACCCGACGTGGGTGGACGGCGCGAAGAACTTCCTTGCTGGggtgtgcggcggtgcgcgcgtgcaggcgctgcggtcgAGCGGGACGCACCTGCGCGTGACGACTGTGCACCAGGACGCCGTGATGCCGTACGGGATGCGACTGACGGTGGACTCGCACGTGATCGAGCAGCACctgtggcgcgtgcgcaacgTGACATCCGTGCACGTGTACATGAACGACGACTACTTTGTGAACCGCGACGTCGCGATCACGGACCTGCTCAACGAGTACGGCGGCACGATTGTGCGGACGGAGAGGGGCATCCTGCAGAAGGGTGTTCTGGGGTCACCTTCCGGCGGCACCTGGTCAGAAGGTGTGCGCAACACACACTTGTTCAACATCATGGAGCTGGATCTGCAGCACGAGGACTACCTGCTGGAGACCCTCGAGCGGCAGTGGTCTGCTGAGCGGGTGCAGCGCGGGGCCTCTGGCGTGGGCGACCCGGTGCCGCCGATAGCGCTGAATGACATGGTGGATGCTGCGTACGCGCACGTTCCTGCGTCCCGGCCACCGACTGCGCTACcgcgtcgccatcgccgatACGCCACCCACGCGCCGTTCGTGTGCTGCACGAACATGCACCGGTTCCTGCAGACGCGGTACGCGGCAGAGCTTGCCTACAACTCTCTGCATCACCGAAGGCGAAGTGTTCGGGACCTCTACGTCCCGTTCGTGTACAACGCCTTCATCATGGCGCGGCCGTGGCAGGCGTCGCCGAAGTTCCTGCCG is a window encoding:
- the CRK gene encoding putative protein kinase, with product MSTAGRYKHVVKLGEGTYGSVYKGTEIQTGKVVAFKRMVVTSDDEGVPGAAIREICLLKELRHDNVVDLFEVLFDPPKITMIFELCDCDLKRFMESRPKRLLDAEAEMRPILKQIFIGLEYLHSRSVVHRDMKPQNIFVNVRAPDFAALTASPSSRQDHLQPPPFSGVPTAVGGDAQSAAGSGGRPNPFAGVDSVPPREAATAPSNTPNQLIVKIGDFGLARVEEIPVKKYSHEVVTLWYRSPDVLMGSALYSYPVDIWSMGAIFFEMATSKVLFSGLHEDEQVLRMFWLLGSPTRETWPSMLSYPGTMERLERASRAAAERPDLRFGSDVCVQQQPPSSQSHSGSRAPDLLTQIAHKRFYHSLKTIQQREESARSSANTYQLPVELWFDRPLFGEYMSATGFDSCVTAEGVDLLRQCLLYEPNHRITAAAAVRHAYLHAVPVPTAGALDVLMTSLLQTMEACHLL